One window of the Candidatus Chryseobacterium colombiense genome contains the following:
- a CDS encoding choice-of-anchor J domain-containing protein: MKQQLLFFLLACGILSNAQVFSENFNGGSMPAGWTVNNPDTAFNWGVGGQSGFATFPSGAAFFDDDNAGSSSINSNARLVSPVINLVGVASPKLSFKYANMIYDLDSTIKVEVFNGTSWVQVFSSSGDSGQWELIGIRLCTQLMLMKMLQILI; the protein is encoded by the coding sequence ATGAAACAACAATTACTTTTCTTCTTGTTAGCTTGTGGAATATTATCTAATGCACAAGTGTTTTCCGAAAATTTTAATGGAGGCTCAATGCCTGCAGGATGGACAGTCAATAATCCAGATACGGCTTTTAACTGGGGAGTAGGAGGTCAGTCAGGTTTCGCAACTTTTCCGAGTGGTGCAGCTTTTTTTGATGATGATAATGCGGGATCCTCAAGCATTAATTCTAATGCAAGATTAGTGTCACCCGTTATTAATCTTGTTGGAGTTGCGAGTCCAAAACTGTCATTTAAATATGCTAATATGATTTATGATCTGGATTCCACGATAAAAGTAGAGGTCTTCAACGGAACTTCGTGGGTTCAGGTGTTTAGTTCTTCCGGGGATTCAGGACAGTGGGAATTGATTGGAATACGTTTATGTACACAGTTGATGCTTATGAAAATGCTGCAAATATTGATTTAA
- a CDS encoding T9SS type A sorting domain-containing protein — MYTVDAYENAANIDLTPYINANFQLRFVYNDAGDYSYGAVIDDVAITNASLATSDVFVKDELQIYPNPVKDNLYIKNDLKLNSKVSVVDMSGKIVKIFAGKSESYNLSDLPKGTYMILIDDGKDIVKKKIIKQ; from the coding sequence ATGTACACAGTTGATGCTTATGAAAATGCTGCAAATATTGATTTAACTCCTTATATAAATGCTAATTTTCAGCTAAGGTTTGTTTACAACGATGCAGGAGATTACTCCTATGGAGCTGTAATTGACGATGTAGCCATTACAAATGCCTCGTTAGCAACTTCTGATGTTTTTGTTAAAGATGAGCTACAGATTTATCCAAATCCAGTAAAAGACAATCTTTACATTAAAAATGATTTAAAATTGAATTCAAAGGTGTCTGTAGTGGATATGTCAGGGAAAATAGTGAAAATATTCGCTGGTAAATCGGAATCATACAATTTATCTGATCTTCCGAAAGGGACATACATGATTCTGATTGATGATGGTAAAGATATTGTGAAAAAGAAAATTATCAAACAATAA